A part of Miscanthus floridulus cultivar M001 chromosome 6, ASM1932011v1, whole genome shotgun sequence genomic DNA contains:
- the LOC136458149 gene encoding probable tRNA N6-adenosine threonylcarbamoyltransferase, mitochondrial isoform X1, with protein MAATLLPTLSPPVSRAAAAFLLRRAPLKPSHYLHPPPTLRRLLSSSSYPATPSIALCPLSTMPSTTAARAVPARRDLLMLGIETSCDDTAAAVVRGDGEILSQVVSSQVDLLARYGGVAPKMAEEAHALVIDQVVQKALYDAKLSESDLSAVAVTIGPGLSLCLRVGVHKARQVAKAFGLPIVGVHHMEAHALVSRLVNKDLDFPFLALLISGGHNLLVLARGLGQYIQLGTTIDDAIGEAYDKSARWLGLDIRKGGGPALEELALEGDPNAVKFKVPMRQYKDCNFSYAGLKTQVRLAIESKNLCTEDVPISSALEEDRQSRANIAASFQRVAVLHLEERCQRAVEWALKMESSIKYFVVSGGVASNKYVRTRLNQVAENNGLQLVSPPPSLCTDNGVMIAWTGIEHFVVGRFEDPPADDEPDDMQYELRPRWPLGEEYSEGRSVARSLKTARVHPSLTSMIQGSLQK; from the exons ATGGCGGCCACTCTTCTCCCGACCTTATCGCCGCCCGtctcgcgcgccgccgccgctttcCTCCTCCGACGAGCCCCACTGAAGCCCTCCCATTATCTGCACCCACCCCCCACTCTCCGCCGCttactctcctcctcctcctatccaGCAACCCCTTCCATCGCCCTATGCCCCCTCTCCACCATGCCGTCCACCACCGCCGCTCGAGCCGTTCCGGCCCGCCGCGACCTCCTCATGCTAGGCATCGAGACCAGCTGCGACGACACTGCGGCTGCTGTG GTGAGAGGTGACGGCGAGATCCTTAGCCAAGTGGTATCTTCCCAA GTGGATTTGCTTGCGAGGTATGGTGGCGTTGCTCCTAAGATGGCCGAGGAAGCACATGCCCTTGTGATTGACCAG GTTGTTCAAAAGGCCCTTTACGATGCAAAATTGTCAGAAAGTGATCTTTCTGCAGTCGCTGTGACCATTGGACCAGGACTTAGTCTATGCCTTAGag TTGGTGTTCACAAAGCTAGACAGGTAGCGAAAGCATTTGGCTTGCCTATTGTTGGAGTTCATCATATGGAAGCGCACGCATTAGTTTCCAG GCTAGTGAATAAGGACCTTGATTTCCCATTTCTGGCTCTTCTAATTTCAG GAGGACACAATCTTCTTGTTCTTGCTCGTGGCCTTGGGCAATACATTCAACTGGGGACTACTATAGATGATGCGATTGGTGAGGCATATGACAAATCAGCAAGATGGTTGGGCCTTGATATACGGAAAGGTGGTGGCCCTGCTCTTGAAGAGCTTGCTCTAGAAGGTGATCCAAATGCTGTTAAGTTCAAA GTTCCAATGCGGCAATACAAAGATTGCAATTTTTCTTATGCTGGCCTGAAGACTCAAGTTCGATTGGCAATTGAATCTAAGAACTT ATGTACAGAGGATGTTCCCATTTCGTCTGCATTGGAGGAAGACAGACAATCAAGGGCGAACATTGCTGCCTCTTTTCAG CGAGTTGCTGTGTTACATTTGGAAGAAAGATGCCAGCGAGCAGTTGAATGGGCATTGAAGATGGAatcttccatcaaatacttt GTTGTTTCAGGAGGTGTCGCATCAAACAAGTATGTCAGGACTCGCTTGAATCAAGTTGCTGAGAATAATGGCTTGCAACTTGTATCTCCTCCTCCAAGCCTTTGTACTGACAATG GCGTCATGATTGCTTGGACTGGGATTGAGCACTTCGTTGTGGGGAGATTTGAGGATCCACCTGCTGATGATGAGCCTGATGACATGCAG TATGAGCTGCGCCCAAGATGGCCTCTTGGTGAGGAATATTCAGAAGGAAGAAGTGTTGCACGATCATTGAAGACCGCTCGAGTCCATCCATCACTAACGTCTATGATACAGGGCTCTCTTCAAAAGTAG
- the LOC136458149 gene encoding probable tRNA N6-adenosine threonylcarbamoyltransferase, mitochondrial isoform X2: protein MAATLLPTLSPPVSRAAAAFLLRRAPLKPSHYLHPPPTLRRLLSSSSYPATPSIALCPLSTMPSTTAARAVPARRDLLMLGIETSCDDTAAAVVRGDGEILSQVVSSQVDLLARYGGVAPKMAEEAHALVIDQVVQKALYDAKLSESDLSAVAVTIGPGLSLCLRVGVHKARQVAKAFGLPIVGVHHMEAHALVSRLVNKDLDFPFLALLISGGHNLLVLARGLGQYIQLGTTIDDAIGEAYDKSARWLGLDIRKGGGPALEELALEGDPNAVKFKVPMRQYKDCNFSYAGLKTQVRLAIESKNLCTEDVPISSALEEDRQSRANIAASFQRVAVLHLEERCQRAVEWALKMESSIKYFVVSGGVASNKYVRTRLNQVAENNGLQLVSPPPSLCTDNGVMIAWTGIEHFVVGRFEDPPADDEPDDMQAYSRCLLTGESQTAFTIFTNYFPIFFA from the exons ATGGCGGCCACTCTTCTCCCGACCTTATCGCCGCCCGtctcgcgcgccgccgccgctttcCTCCTCCGACGAGCCCCACTGAAGCCCTCCCATTATCTGCACCCACCCCCCACTCTCCGCCGCttactctcctcctcctcctatccaGCAACCCCTTCCATCGCCCTATGCCCCCTCTCCACCATGCCGTCCACCACCGCCGCTCGAGCCGTTCCGGCCCGCCGCGACCTCCTCATGCTAGGCATCGAGACCAGCTGCGACGACACTGCGGCTGCTGTG GTGAGAGGTGACGGCGAGATCCTTAGCCAAGTGGTATCTTCCCAA GTGGATTTGCTTGCGAGGTATGGTGGCGTTGCTCCTAAGATGGCCGAGGAAGCACATGCCCTTGTGATTGACCAG GTTGTTCAAAAGGCCCTTTACGATGCAAAATTGTCAGAAAGTGATCTTTCTGCAGTCGCTGTGACCATTGGACCAGGACTTAGTCTATGCCTTAGag TTGGTGTTCACAAAGCTAGACAGGTAGCGAAAGCATTTGGCTTGCCTATTGTTGGAGTTCATCATATGGAAGCGCACGCATTAGTTTCCAG GCTAGTGAATAAGGACCTTGATTTCCCATTTCTGGCTCTTCTAATTTCAG GAGGACACAATCTTCTTGTTCTTGCTCGTGGCCTTGGGCAATACATTCAACTGGGGACTACTATAGATGATGCGATTGGTGAGGCATATGACAAATCAGCAAGATGGTTGGGCCTTGATATACGGAAAGGTGGTGGCCCTGCTCTTGAAGAGCTTGCTCTAGAAGGTGATCCAAATGCTGTTAAGTTCAAA GTTCCAATGCGGCAATACAAAGATTGCAATTTTTCTTATGCTGGCCTGAAGACTCAAGTTCGATTGGCAATTGAATCTAAGAACTT ATGTACAGAGGATGTTCCCATTTCGTCTGCATTGGAGGAAGACAGACAATCAAGGGCGAACATTGCTGCCTCTTTTCAG CGAGTTGCTGTGTTACATTTGGAAGAAAGATGCCAGCGAGCAGTTGAATGGGCATTGAAGATGGAatcttccatcaaatacttt GTTGTTTCAGGAGGTGTCGCATCAAACAAGTATGTCAGGACTCGCTTGAATCAAGTTGCTGAGAATAATGGCTTGCAACTTGTATCTCCTCCTCCAAGCCTTTGTACTGACAATG GCGTCATGATTGCTTGGACTGGGATTGAGCACTTCGTTGTGGGGAGATTTGAGGATCCACCTGCTGATGATGAGCCTGATGACATGCAG GCCTATTCCAGGTGTCTACTAACTGGAGAATCTCAAACTGCGTTCACAATTTTCACGAACTACTTCCCTATTTTCTTCGCCTGA